One stretch of Flavobacterium sp. 9 DNA includes these proteins:
- a CDS encoding carboxymuconolactone decarboxylase family protein: protein MKSRIVIPTVAPEAYQALMNLEKYISTTSLTPVHKELIKIRASQINGCAYCINMHTADGRKHGITEQKIYLLNAWREADVYTEEEKAILALTEQVTLITNHISDEVYQNAANLFDDKYLAEIILLIITINSWNRLAIATGMRAV, encoded by the coding sequence ATGAAATCAAGAATCGTCATCCCAACAGTTGCTCCAGAAGCTTATCAAGCATTAATGAATTTAGAAAAATACATTTCTACTACTTCATTAACTCCTGTTCATAAAGAACTAATTAAAATTCGTGCGTCGCAAATAAATGGTTGTGCTTATTGTATTAATATGCATACTGCTGACGGCAGAAAACACGGAATCACAGAGCAAAAAATATACTTATTAAATGCATGGCGTGAAGCTGATGTTTATACTGAAGAAGAAAAAGCAATTTTAGCCTTAACAGAACAAGTAACTTTGATTACAAACCATATTTCTGACGAGGTTTATCAAAACGCTGCAAATCTATTTGATGATAAATATCTTGCTGAAATTATCCTGTTAATCATTACTATTAATTCATGGAACAGATTAGCAATAGCAACAGGAATGAGAGCTGTATAA
- the pafA gene encoding alkaline phosphatase PafA: MKKSIVLLTLFVISNLSAQQRPKLVVGIVVDQMKMEYLYRFSDDFSPNGFKRLMNNGYTFQNMHYNYMPTYTAPGHASIYTGTTPSTHGIVGNEWFSRTLGKEMYCTDDASVKTVGDGTVEEGAMSPKNLQSTTITDEVRMATNFQGKVIGMSLKDRGAILPAGHFANWAFWYSKTGSFISSTFYGEKLPDWVTEFNNEKHYMPYINKGWDLYKPASTYNESLPDNNPYEGKLYGSAAPVFPYNLKSMYEKNDAGVLRATPFGNDLLAEFAKKAIEKEELGKDNITDFLTVSFSSTDYVGHLLGPRSMELQDTYLRLDQTIADFLIYLDTTVGKGNYLLFLTADHAGAENVIYLKDHKYNVDNYPSKDVKKSLQDFSVKTFGVDLILNYSNFNIFFNKQIIKEKGLELVKVKQAFKEFLITQPQVKRVYTEEEILANSGNDYYLNFVAKGYDVTQDGDMIIIDKPGDIEYSTTGTSHGTPYSYDTHVPAIFYGWHIKKGESYHKKAITEIAPTIAQKIKVTFPNGTEAKVLQEVLDEKNDKSEKSEKK, translated from the coding sequence ATGAAAAAAAGTATTGTATTGTTGACATTGTTTGTTATCTCAAATTTAAGTGCTCAGCAGCGCCCTAAGTTGGTTGTAGGTATTGTAGTTGATCAAATGAAAATGGAATATTTATATCGGTTTTCGGATGATTTTTCTCCAAACGGATTTAAGAGATTGATGAATAATGGATATACTTTTCAGAATATGCATTATAATTATATGCCAACTTATACTGCTCCTGGACATGCTTCTATTTATACAGGTACAACTCCTTCGACTCATGGAATTGTAGGTAACGAATGGTTTAGTAGAACTCTTGGTAAAGAAATGTATTGTACTGATGATGCATCTGTAAAAACTGTAGGGGATGGAACAGTTGAAGAAGGCGCAATGTCTCCAAAAAACCTTCAAAGTACCACTATTACAGATGAAGTAAGAATGGCTACTAATTTTCAAGGAAAAGTTATTGGTATGAGCCTTAAAGATCGTGGAGCAATTTTACCGGCAGGTCACTTTGCAAACTGGGCTTTTTGGTATAGTAAAACGGGATCTTTTATTTCTAGTACATTTTATGGTGAGAAATTACCAGATTGGGTTACTGAGTTTAATAATGAGAAACATTACATGCCTTACATTAATAAAGGATGGGATTTGTATAAGCCAGCTTCAACTTACAATGAAAGTTTACCAGATAACAATCCATATGAAGGAAAGTTGTACGGAAGTGCTGCTCCAGTTTTTCCATATAATTTAAAAAGTATGTATGAGAAGAATGATGCAGGAGTTTTAAGAGCTACTCCTTTTGGGAATGATTTATTAGCGGAATTTGCTAAAAAAGCTATTGAAAAAGAAGAATTAGGTAAAGATAATATTACTGATTTCTTAACTGTTAGTTTCTCTTCTACAGATTATGTAGGTCACTTACTAGGACCACGATCTATGGAACTTCAGGATACTTATTTGAGACTGGATCAAACTATTGCTGACTTTTTGATTTATTTGGATACAACAGTTGGTAAAGGGAACTATCTTTTATTCCTGACAGCTGATCATGCTGGTGCTGAAAATGTAATCTATCTGAAAGATCATAAATATAATGTTGATAATTATCCTTCAAAAGATGTTAAGAAGAGCTTGCAAGATTTCTCTGTAAAGACATTTGGCGTTGATTTGATTTTAAATTATTCGAACTTTAATATTTTCTTCAATAAACAAATTATTAAAGAGAAAGGTTTAGAGCTTGTAAAAGTTAAGCAAGCTTTTAAAGAGTTTTTAATTACACAGCCTCAAGTTAAAAGAGTATATACTGAGGAAGAAATTTTAGCAAATTCTGGAAATGATTATTACTTAAATTTTGTTGCAAAAGGATATGACGTAACTCAGGATGGTGATATGATAATTATTGATAAGCCTGGAGATATAGAATATTCAACTACAGGGACATCACACGGAACACCTTATAGTTATGATACTCATGTGCCGGCTATTTTTTACGGATGGCATATTAAAAAAGGAGAATCATATCATAAAAAAGCAATAACAGAGATCGCTCCAACAATTGCTCAAAAAATTAAAGTTACTTTCCCTAATGGTACTGAAGCAAAAGTATTGCAAGAAGTTTTGGATGAGAAAAATGATAAAAGCGAGAAAAGCGAGAAAAAATAG
- a CDS encoding tetratricopeptide repeat-containing sensor histidine kinase, with the protein MIPKRLRSPLYIIFTFLFFLSCQEKDSKIPQQKNTTVEVQKAITTADTFFNNNKLDSAFYYYNKAKFICNPITNADYYVTTLNRMAEIQQMHADYAGSETTLTEVFPFLKYAKKTPQIWNSYVIQSINYLNTYDYNKAILYNQKALELKTEEWRKLIAKNNIAVILMEEGKYKEALSIFLSLISKKELINDTIFQGRALDNIGFCYFKTNDSVKALDFLNKSLHLRKKTNNPFDLGKSYMHFAKFYEKSNPSLAKKYMLLSYEKFSSINNTDEKLSSLKLIITNSTNKELKKYSTIYVNLVDSVFEIRQKAKNQFAKIKYDSKKEKNENLKLKTHKVENELQLERQKNKNIISYIIIVLSLSLILVLYFYLTSRGNREKIEATYKSETRIAKKLHDELANDIYHTMAFAESKNLSLAENKEQLLNNLDIIYLRTRDISKESSPIVTSEKYILHLKEMISGFNTPHINLLVNGLESIPWNEIEKNKKVTIYRVLQELLVNMKKYSNATLVGITFKMTYNNVVITYTDNGKGIDLNTIIFKNGLHNVENRILAIKGIIDIDSAPEKGFKVFIKFPV; encoded by the coding sequence ATGATACCAAAAAGATTGCGCTCACCTCTATATATAATCTTCACTTTTCTATTTTTTTTATCTTGCCAAGAAAAGGATTCTAAAATTCCTCAACAAAAAAACACAACAGTCGAAGTTCAAAAAGCAATTACTACTGCCGATACATTCTTTAATAACAATAAATTAGATAGTGCTTTTTACTACTATAATAAGGCAAAATTCATTTGTAATCCAATAACCAATGCTGACTATTATGTAACTACATTAAATCGCATGGCTGAAATTCAGCAAATGCATGCAGATTATGCAGGAAGCGAAACTACTCTCACAGAAGTCTTTCCGTTTTTAAAATATGCAAAAAAAACTCCTCAGATATGGAATTCTTATGTTATTCAAAGCATCAACTACTTGAATACTTATGACTATAACAAAGCAATATTATACAATCAAAAAGCTTTAGAACTAAAAACAGAAGAATGGCGTAAACTCATTGCCAAAAACAATATAGCTGTTATATTGATGGAAGAAGGAAAATACAAAGAAGCTCTTTCAATTTTCCTGTCTTTAATATCAAAGAAGGAATTAATTAATGATACTATATTTCAGGGAAGAGCCTTAGATAATATTGGTTTTTGTTACTTCAAAACTAATGATTCAGTCAAAGCTCTTGACTTTCTCAACAAAAGTCTACACCTCAGAAAAAAGACTAACAATCCTTTTGACTTAGGAAAAAGTTATATGCATTTTGCAAAATTCTACGAAAAAAGCAATCCCTCGCTGGCAAAGAAATATATGCTTCTTAGTTATGAAAAATTTAGTTCTATAAATAATACTGACGAAAAATTATCTTCTTTAAAGTTAATAATCACAAATAGTACTAATAAAGAACTAAAGAAGTACTCAACAATCTATGTTAATCTTGTCGATAGCGTCTTTGAAATAAGGCAAAAAGCAAAAAACCAATTTGCTAAAATTAAATACGATTCCAAAAAAGAAAAAAACGAAAACTTAAAACTCAAGACACATAAAGTAGAAAATGAATTACAGTTAGAAAGACAAAAAAACAAAAATATTATCTCGTATATAATTATTGTTTTAAGTCTAAGTCTAATTTTAGTACTCTATTTCTATTTAACTTCTAGAGGAAATCGTGAAAAAATTGAAGCTACGTACAAGAGTGAAACACGCATTGCAAAAAAATTACATGATGAACTCGCTAACGATATTTACCATACGATGGCTTTTGCAGAAAGTAAAAACCTTTCGCTAGCAGAAAACAAAGAACAATTATTGAACAATCTGGATATAATATATTTAAGAACGAGAGATATTTCTAAAGAAAGCAGCCCAATTGTAACTTCGGAAAAATATATACTCCATCTAAAAGAAATGATTTCTGGCTTCAACACTCCTCATATTAATTTACTAGTGAATGGTCTGGAAAGTATTCCATGGAATGAAATTGAAAAGAATAAAAAGGTAACAATATATCGAGTATTACAAGAATTACTTGTAAATATGAAAAAATACAGCAATGCTACTTTGGTGGGCATTACTTTTAAAATGACCTACAATAATGTTGTAATAACTTATACCGATAACGGAAAGGGTATTGACCTTAATACAATAATATTTAAAAACGGACTGCATAACGTTGAAAACAGGATTCTGGCAATTAAAGGAATAATTGATATTGATTCTGCTCCGGAAAAGGGATTTAAAGTTTTTATTAAATTTCCTGTTTAG
- the infC gene encoding translation initiation factor IF-3: MRSNRGYQPRVEKKDAHRINNNIRGVQEVRLVGENIEPGVFKLAEALRLADQFELDLVEISPNAEPPVCKIMDYKKFVYEQKKRDKVLKAKSTQVVVKEIRFGPQTDEHDYEFKRKNAEKFLKEGAKLKAFVFFKGRSIIYKDQGQILLLRLATDLEEHGKVEAMPVLEGKRMIMFIAPKKKK, encoded by the coding sequence ATAAGAAGCAACAGAGGTTACCAACCTCGAGTAGAAAAAAAAGATGCACACAGAATAAACAATAATATTCGTGGTGTACAAGAAGTAAGATTAGTAGGCGAAAACATCGAACCAGGTGTATTTAAGCTTGCAGAAGCTTTACGTTTAGCAGATCAATTTGAATTGGATTTGGTTGAAATTTCACCAAACGCTGAACCGCCGGTTTGTAAAATCATGGATTACAAGAAATTTGTTTACGAACAAAAGAAACGTGATAAGGTTTTAAAAGCTAAGTCTACGCAAGTTGTAGTAAAAGAAATTAGATTTGGTCCTCAGACTGATGAGCATGATTATGAATTTAAAAGGAAAAATGCTGAAAAATTCCTGAAAGAGGGTGCTAAGTTAAAAGCGTTCGTTTTCTTTAAAGGTCGTTCTATCATATATAAAGATCAGGGACAGATTTTATTACTACGTTTGGCAACAGATTTAGAAGAACATGGTAAAGTAGAAGCTATGCCAGTTTTGGAAGGTAAGAGAATGATTATGTTCATTGCTCCGAAGAAAAAGAAATAA
- a CDS encoding tetratricopeptide repeat-containing sensor histidine kinase codes for MKRQLHFIPNKTILRHLILIQFLLLGGSIVLFQSYKNENPTKDNATEIKRLTDIADVLFDSNQLERSYVYFNKVKTLCNPKTNTIDYVYALTCMADIKNYQGDFITSEANATETLPYLKNIKNPRYASNVYNLLGINYSCTYDYNNAILYYKKSLALKTKISRKYMALNNIAVTYMNQAKYEEAKKILDILATQKKTSKDETISNNNYSYVIDNLGYCYYKLGDSKKAYTYLHSALEIRLKLPPQNMLIPSYQHLSDFFAKTNTKLAKTYAEKAYEEASKINDIHGMTSSLTLLVKNSEGSDLKKYTLNYIKISDSTNVARQKAKNQFSNMRYTSKKDKTENLQLKVQKAENELEIEKEKKRNIILYVIILFILALLTFLYFYLTYKARKEKNEAVYNSEMQISKKLHDELANDVYETLSFANEKDLELRENKDKLLKNLNIIYSRTRDISKENSTIVTNGNYNIALKEMISSFNTSNINILLNGLESISWNEVEDTKKVTIYRVLQELLVNMKKYSNATLIGITFKKTNNNVSITYIDNGKGIDLNTITFKNGLHNVENRILAIKGIVDIDSAPEKGFKVFIKFPI; via the coding sequence ATGAAAAGACAATTACATTTCATTCCGAACAAAACAATCTTAAGGCATCTTATACTGATACAATTTCTATTATTAGGAGGTTCTATAGTATTATTTCAATCTTATAAAAATGAAAATCCTACAAAAGATAATGCAACAGAAATAAAAAGACTTACAGATATCGCAGATGTTTTATTTGACTCAAACCAATTAGAAAGATCTTATGTTTATTTCAACAAAGTCAAAACACTTTGTAATCCTAAAACAAATACTATAGATTACGTTTATGCACTTACTTGTATGGCCGATATTAAAAATTACCAAGGTGATTTTATTACCAGTGAAGCAAATGCAACTGAAACCCTACCCTATTTAAAAAATATTAAAAATCCCAGATACGCATCGAATGTATATAATTTGTTAGGGATCAATTACAGTTGTACATATGATTATAACAACGCAATTTTATACTATAAGAAAAGTCTAGCTTTAAAAACAAAAATATCAAGAAAGTATATGGCTTTAAATAATATAGCTGTAACTTATATGAATCAGGCTAAATATGAAGAAGCCAAGAAAATTCTTGACATACTAGCAACCCAAAAAAAAACCTCAAAAGATGAAACCATAAGCAATAACAACTATTCTTATGTAATAGATAATCTAGGTTATTGCTACTATAAGTTGGGAGATTCTAAAAAAGCGTATACTTATCTTCACTCCGCTTTAGAAATTAGATTAAAACTTCCACCTCAAAACATGTTAATCCCTAGTTACCAACATCTTTCTGATTTTTTCGCAAAAACCAACACTAAATTAGCGAAAACATACGCAGAAAAAGCATATGAAGAAGCATCAAAAATAAACGATATACATGGAATGACTTCCTCGTTAACCTTACTAGTCAAAAATAGTGAAGGAAGTGACTTAAAAAAATACACATTAAATTATATCAAAATCTCAGACAGTACTAATGTAGCAAGGCAAAAAGCAAAGAATCAGTTTTCTAACATGAGGTATACTTCCAAAAAAGATAAAACTGAAAACCTACAACTTAAAGTTCAAAAAGCAGAAAATGAATTAGAAATAGAGAAAGAAAAGAAAAGGAACATAATTCTATATGTTATAATATTATTTATACTTGCACTACTTACATTTCTTTATTTTTATTTGACCTACAAAGCGAGAAAAGAAAAAAATGAAGCTGTTTATAACAGCGAAATGCAAATATCTAAAAAACTTCATGATGAACTTGCAAATGATGTTTATGAAACACTGTCTTTTGCTAATGAAAAAGATCTCGAACTTAGAGAAAATAAAGACAAACTATTAAAAAACCTGAATATAATATACTCTCGAACGAGAGATATTTCAAAAGAAAACAGCACAATTGTAACCAACGGGAATTATAATATTGCCTTAAAAGAAATGATTTCAAGTTTTAATACTTCTAATATTAATATACTTTTGAATGGTCTGGAAAGTATTTCATGGAATGAAGTTGAAGACACCAAAAAGGTAACTATTTATAGGGTATTACAAGAATTACTTGTAAACATGAAAAAATACAGCAATGCCACTTTGATTGGTATTACTTTTAAAAAGACCAATAATAATGTTTCAATAACTTATATCGATAACGGAAAAGGTATTGATCTTAATACAATAACATTTAAAAATGGACTTCATAATGTTGAAAATAGAATCTTAGCAATTAAAGGAATAGTCGATATTGATTCTGCTCCAGAGAAGGGATTTAAAGTTTTTATTAAATTCCCTATCTAA
- the thrS gene encoding threonine--tRNA ligase: MIKITLPDGSIREFASGVTPMEVAKSISEGFARNVISASFNGTTIETETPLTTDGSLILYTWNDAEGKKAFWHSTSHVMAQALEELYPGIKLTLGPAIANGFYYDVDFEDQKIVEADFKKIEDRVLEISREKHEFKMRPVSKADALAMYKDNVYKTELISNLEDGTITFCDHATFTDLCRGGHIPNTGIIKAFKIMSVAGAYWRGDEKNKQLTRVYGTSFPKQKDLTEYLELLEEAKRRDHRKLGKELELFAFSQKVGQGLPLWLPKGAALRDRLEQFLKRAQKKAGYEQVVTPHIGQKELYVTSGHYAKYGADSFQPIHTPAEGEEFLLKPMNCPHHCEIYNVRPWSYKDLPKRYAEFGTVYRYEQSGELHGLTRVRGFTQDDAHIFCTPEQLDEEFKKVIDLVLYVFGSLGFENFTAQISLRDKENRDKYIGTDENWEKAENAIINAAADKGLNTVVEYGEAAFYGPKLDFMVKDALGRQWQLGTIQVDYNLPERFELTYKGADNELHRPVMIHRAPFGSMERFIAILLEHTAGNFPLWLMPEQAIILSLSEKYEIYAKKVLDLLENHEIRALIDNRNETIGKKIRDAEMQKTPFMLIVGEEEEKNGTISIRRHGQEGKGNITVTIDEFVAIVNEEIKKTLKVFTV, from the coding sequence ATGATTAAGATTACTTTACCCGATGGGTCAATTAGAGAGTTTGCTTCGGGCGTAACTCCGATGGAGGTTGCTAAAAGCATTAGTGAAGGATTTGCAAGAAACGTGATTTCGGCATCTTTTAATGGTACAACAATAGAAACCGAAACTCCATTGACGACCGACGGTAGTCTTATTTTATATACTTGGAATGATGCGGAAGGCAAGAAAGCTTTTTGGCACTCAACTTCGCACGTAATGGCGCAAGCGCTTGAGGAACTATATCCTGGAATTAAATTAACTCTTGGACCTGCAATTGCTAACGGTTTCTACTATGATGTTGATTTTGAAGATCAGAAGATTGTTGAAGCTGATTTTAAAAAGATCGAAGATCGTGTTCTTGAAATTTCAAGAGAAAAACACGAATTTAAAATGCGTCCGGTTAGTAAAGCTGATGCTTTGGCAATGTACAAAGACAACGTTTACAAGACTGAATTGATTTCGAATCTTGAAGACGGAACTATTACGTTTTGTGATCATGCAACTTTTACTGATTTATGTAGAGGTGGACATATTCCAAATACCGGAATTATCAAGGCTTTTAAAATTATGAGCGTTGCTGGTGCTTACTGGAGAGGTGACGAAAAGAACAAACAGCTAACTCGTGTTTACGGAACTTCTTTCCCTAAACAAAAGGATTTGACTGAATACCTTGAACTTCTTGAAGAAGCTAAACGTCGTGATCACCGTAAATTAGGTAAAGAACTTGAATTGTTTGCTTTCTCTCAGAAAGTTGGACAAGGTTTACCATTATGGCTACCTAAAGGTGCTGCACTTAGAGATCGTTTGGAGCAATTTTTAAAGAGAGCTCAAAAGAAAGCTGGATATGAGCAAGTAGTTACTCCACATATTGGTCAAAAGGAACTTTATGTTACTTCTGGTCACTATGCAAAATATGGTGCTGATAGTTTTCAGCCGATACATACTCCTGCAGAAGGTGAAGAGTTTTTATTGAAACCTATGAACTGCCCTCACCACTGTGAAATCTATAACGTGAGACCTTGGTCATATAAAGATTTACCTAAGCGTTATGCTGAATTTGGTACTGTATATAGATATGAGCAATCTGGTGAATTGCACGGTTTGACTCGTGTTAGAGGGTTTACTCAGGATGATGCACATATTTTTTGTACTCCGGAGCAATTAGATGAGGAATTCAAAAAAGTAATTGACCTTGTATTATATGTATTTGGTTCGTTAGGTTTTGAAAACTTTACTGCTCAAATTTCATTGAGAGATAAAGAGAACAGAGATAAATATATTGGTACTGATGAAAACTGGGAGAAAGCTGAAAATGCGATTATCAATGCTGCAGCTGACAAAGGATTGAATACCGTTGTTGAATATGGCGAGGCTGCTTTTTATGGTCCAAAGCTTGACTTTATGGTTAAGGATGCTTTAGGAAGACAATGGCAATTGGGAACTATTCAGGTTGATTATAACCTTCCAGAGCGTTTTGAATTGACTTACAAAGGTGCTGATAATGAATTACATCGCCCTGTTATGATTCACAGAGCTCCTTTTGGATCTATGGAACGTTTTATAGCAATTTTACTAGAACATACCGCAGGAAATTTCCCACTTTGGCTAATGCCGGAACAAGCTATAATCTTGTCTTTGAGCGAGAAATACGAAATATATGCTAAAAAAGTTTTAGATTTGCTAGAAAATCACGAAATTCGCGCCCTAATTGACAACCGAAACGAAACTATTGGTAAGAAAATTAGAGATGCAGAAATGCAGAAAACACCGTTTATGCTTATTGTAGGTGAGGAAGAGGAGAAAAACGGAACTATTTCGATCCGTCGTCACGGGCAAGAAGGAAAAGGGAATATTACAGTTACAATTGATGAATTTGTCGCTATTGTAAACGAAGAAATAAAAAAGACATTAAAAGTTTTTACAGTTTAA
- the rplT gene encoding 50S ribosomal protein L20, whose protein sequence is MPRSVNSVAKRARRKKIMKQAKGFFGRRKNVWTVAKNAVEKAMCYAYRDRKQNKRNFRALWIQRINAGARLEGMSYSQFMGKVKANGIELNRKVLADLAMNHPEAFKAILNKVK, encoded by the coding sequence ATGCCAAGATCGGTAAATTCAGTTGCTAAAAGAGCAAGAAGAAAAAAAATAATGAAGCAAGCCAAAGGTTTCTTTGGTAGACGTAAAAACGTTTGGACAGTTGCTAAGAATGCAGTAGAGAAAGCAATGTGCTACGCTTACCGCGATAGAAAACAAAACAAAAGAAATTTCCGTGCTTTATGGATTCAACGTATCAACGCTGGAGCTAGATTAGAAGGAATGTCTTATTCTCAATTCATGGGGAAAGTAAAAGCTAATGGAATCGAATTGAACCGTAAAGTTCTTGCAGATTTAGCTATGAACCACCCTGAAGCTTTCAAAGCAATACTTAATAAAGTAAAATAA
- a CDS encoding Crp/Fnr family transcriptional regulator, translating to MFTALFQHIEKFIPLEPSEIDTLESCLSLSYIKKKDHVLKEGQVCDTMYFIVKGCMRQYIINSRGSEQTLQFGIENWWITDYLSYHNHVPSHFYIQAVENTEVIAIEKSVLESLLVEIPKLERYFRIVSQKSFGAAQMRIKFLFTMSAEERYHHFNNFYPEFVQRVPQYMLASYLDFSAEFMSKIRAGKI from the coding sequence ATGTTTACAGCACTCTTTCAGCATATAGAAAAATTTATACCATTAGAACCTTCAGAAATTGATACTCTGGAATCTTGCTTAAGTTTATCTTATATTAAAAAGAAAGATCACGTTCTAAAAGAAGGCCAGGTTTGTGATACGATGTATTTTATTGTAAAAGGATGTATGCGCCAGTATATTATTAACTCCAGAGGAAGTGAGCAAACGCTTCAGTTTGGGATTGAAAACTGGTGGATTACAGATTACTTAAGTTATCACAACCATGTTCCATCACATTTTTATATTCAGGCTGTTGAAAACACTGAAGTTATTGCAATAGAAAAATCTGTTCTTGAATCTTTATTAGTTGAGATTCCAAAGCTGGAACGTTATTTTAGAATCGTATCTCAGAAATCATTTGGTGCTGCACAAATGCGAATTAAGTTTTTGTTCACTATGTCGGCAGAAGAGAGATACCATCATTTTAATAATTTTTATCCTGAGTTTGTGCAACGTGTTCCACAATATATGCTTGCCTCCTATCTTGATTTCTCTGCAGAATTTATGAGTAAAATTAGAGCTGGAAAGATCTAA
- the rpmI gene encoding 50S ribosomal protein L35 yields MPKMKTKSSAKKRFKVTGSGKIKRKHAFKSHILTKKSKKRKLALTHSALVHSTDMKSIKQQLRII; encoded by the coding sequence ATGCCTAAAATGAAAACAAAATCTAGCGCCAAGAAACGTTTCAAAGTTACTGGTTCTGGAAAGATTAAAAGAAAGCATGCTTTTAAAAGTCACATCTTGACTAAAAAATCTAAAAAACGTAAATTAGCTTTGACACACTCAGCGCTAGTTCACTCTACAGATATGAAAAGCATCAAACAACAATTAAGAATTATCTAA